In a single window of the Limnochorda sp. L945t genome:
- a CDS encoding formate dehydrogenase subunit gamma, with protein sequence MGGRAGRATNHTGRIERFSLFERIVHWLVALSFIVAALTGMGLYMPGLFWLTSLFGGGTPARWLHPWAGMVFAVSLVVMVATWARQMVLDRLDWLWLRRVSAYVTHGGETVEAGRFNAGQKLLFWTVLALGVLEVATGIFMCNPARYGGTRVMLLAYPVHSLVAAGYVALIILHVYMATIALPGTFETMTHGRIPRYWARFHHPRWYREIEAKEATHAPEPARVASAVDMAAAPPKGR encoded by the coding sequence TTGGGCGGCAGAGCGGGCAGGGCGACCAACCACACCGGAAGGATTGAGCGCTTCAGCCTCTTCGAGCGCATCGTCCACTGGCTGGTGGCGCTCTCGTTCATCGTGGCGGCCCTCACGGGGATGGGGCTGTACATGCCCGGCTTGTTCTGGTTGACGTCGTTGTTCGGCGGCGGCACGCCGGCCCGGTGGCTGCATCCGTGGGCCGGCATGGTCTTCGCCGTGTCGCTCGTCGTCATGGTCGCCACGTGGGCGCGCCAGATGGTGCTCGACCGGCTCGACTGGCTGTGGCTGCGCCGGGTGTCGGCGTACGTCACCCACGGCGGCGAGACGGTGGAGGCGGGGCGGTTCAACGCCGGGCAGAAGCTCCTCTTCTGGACCGTGCTGGCGCTCGGCGTGCTGGAGGTGGCCACCGGGATCTTCATGTGCAACCCGGCGCGCTACGGCGGGACGCGGGTGATGCTGCTCGCCTATCCCGTGCACAGCCTGGTGGCGGCCGGGTACGTCGCGCTCATCATCCTGCACGTCTACATGGCCACCATCGCGCTGCCCGGGACCTTCGAGACCATGACGCACGGGCGGATCCCCCGGTACTGGGCGCGCTTTCACCACCCCCGCTGGTACCGGGAGATCGAGGCGAAGGAGGCCACGCATGCCCCTGAGCCCGCACGTGTTGCCTCCGCCGTGGACATGGCAGCAGCGCCGCCAAAGGGCCGCTGA
- the fdxH gene encoding formate dehydrogenase subunit beta has product MANVLSLKRVSASSSPPPGVSEVQPVAKLIDVSRCIGCKGCEVACKEWNDLPPEPTHNFGSYQSHEDLSAQTWTLIRFHEVEIDGRLQWLMLKDQCMHCEDPGCLAACPSPGAIVQYANGIVDFNQDACIGCGYCITGCPFDVPRLSATTGKVYKCNLCVDRVSAGLEPACAKTCPTGAIQFGPKDQMLERARTSAERLKQRGYANAAVYSPQGVGGTHVIYVLPHGDAVEQYGLPKDPQVSPAVHAWKGILKTIGSMVMGVGLVGTALHYLTYGPTWAEGDKEDGGRREVTSVGRQSGQGDQPHRKD; this is encoded by the coding sequence ATGGCCAACGTGCTTTCGCTCAAGCGGGTCTCCGCCTCGTCGAGCCCCCCGCCCGGGGTCAGCGAGGTGCAGCCGGTCGCCAAGCTCATCGACGTGTCGCGCTGCATCGGCTGCAAGGGCTGCGAGGTCGCCTGCAAGGAGTGGAACGATCTCCCGCCCGAGCCGACGCACAACTTCGGCAGTTACCAGAGCCACGAGGACCTGTCGGCCCAGACGTGGACCCTCATCCGGTTCCACGAGGTGGAGATCGACGGGCGGCTGCAGTGGCTCATGCTCAAAGACCAGTGCATGCACTGCGAGGACCCCGGCTGCCTGGCGGCCTGCCCGTCGCCGGGCGCCATCGTGCAGTACGCCAACGGCATCGTCGACTTCAACCAGGACGCCTGCATCGGGTGCGGGTACTGCATCACCGGCTGCCCGTTCGACGTGCCGAGGCTTTCGGCCACGACCGGCAAGGTGTACAAATGCAACCTGTGCGTCGACCGGGTGAGCGCCGGGCTCGAGCCGGCCTGCGCCAAGACCTGCCCGACGGGGGCCATCCAGTTCGGGCCCAAAGACCAGATGCTGGAACGGGCCCGGACCTCGGCGGAACGGCTCAAGCAGCGGGGATACGCCAACGCGGCCGTCTACAGCCCCCAGGGCGTCGGCGGAACGCACGTCATCTACGTGCTGCCCCACGGCGACGCGGTGGAGCAGTACGGGCTCCCGAAGGATCCGCAGGTCTCGCCGGCCGTCCACGCCTGGAAAGGCATCCTCAAGACCATCGGCAGCATGGTGATGGGCGTCGGGCTGGTGGGGACGGCCCTGCATTACCTGACGTACGGCCCGACATGGGCCGAGGGCGACAAGGAGGACGGCGGCAGGCGGGAGGTGACGAGCGTTGGGCGGCAGAGCGGGCAGGGCGACCAACCACACCGGAAGGATTGA
- a CDS encoding ligand-binding sensor domain-containing protein codes for MRYAWGDATGVMGKDLYAIGHPTFEQQLRLRMEGKVAPGVTVSADLDNIKSENLQLIGIDVTWGPSKTHLGDIRVQGQSTYAVSQATAKGADVELDLGAWQLSLLAGISRGIPASKTFYGTHSEETVRFVTTTPGGSEPPYAPSREVTTLLADLRGAEGFRLDTPYDPDFTRVWLVPGDKAASAGCPASAEPPLVESRPLQELLKAYQLGALYYEDGQPAGQQGVIRPVADPSTPVPGLPPEEVQRAFFRLGQGEISGFSTEPGTSPAGYILLQSESLDLMRAHVEALIRRYNELNHKTGPGRLVYPFVRGSSLELEFLTKLRQYYHFAAGAGQYPGAVDWTGSLKSPDGGSSLALLSVATVGTCPGYREQLGSGSSNPTDGVGSAGQAAVLYFLGNTGVQPDSLSVEVERTGAQPEPADGHGLSWTLFAEEGVLRVVYPHSLDEFKAQFSALRVRYRYTVSEGIYALGISVAAGSEKVYLNGELLRRETDYTIDYESGVLVLLRNVGPNDRLQVDFEYFRGGLGAATEYNRNVFGVRAAWTPTDRWKLSAEVFFEGDEPRPLVEPERARTMPNSHTVVALSGAYRWAQSQQAVRGQSGGRGPWAQWDVAFSRDVNPFDANARLPQLNEVYAIAGSAAPGAANSGAWVLLGHRAGLTVGELDPAGGEPRWHRYTTAAGLSGLTVYAIAPAVQGTVSDSSWPGSPLLAGSTSAAAWVLGTESGLTLISSPAGNDLPFDSTANWERRYTSQGLPSNRVRDVLYVGVPTRPPGHEQAVDSSVWVATDKGLAWADAAELNVGNVDAALRDWHTFSSTTSPSLPSDDIRDIAFVAADDGNRFALLAVYPSGIAWIPLQGSWNPPWDQIRPLLQQDGLTRTAAVPVSGGIRVWVGSREGLAYVDLDLDGQLQNALQRAAPLPNGSIGEVQALQVRPSQTLGLWEVWAATSLGLYRITDAGGNHPSREAITLGGVTPGPVSAVGVATAADGSGTEIWAAARPASGMPRIFREQDWGTDVEVTQQALPEGDPARYRDPASPTVYDGAAGRLATGYDWQGGGLELSYERVDGRFLPINGIQRQAFEAWQAALHQQVTPNLGVEFTHKDRLTSTPITGEAPQRTLSDQLSATWTLPLPAPFSWASPPALRGSIRWDRTDRDMAIPGWEQTTLTRTIQVQESFWQRRLTAALGYEHVIYDDRGAAAFGSSHYVAHNLVADLSANPLPEVSLTLGFRYPLKVISGPGGAVPVRVQGTESLNVGATASRTFGAVRTSFSVGQQSGWRVSEDGTDFERQDRQAALSVTAPEVTWGVWNLSPTGRLTWSQSESLRSRSSAVGLGGGLQAAWSPVLTLRLDAARRFQLAEVPLAKQTVEDRLELTGLTEAWTGVKPSVTLSREVRHVVALGEDGGTSAGGERESLDTTHAATLRVGWELAPAWPQATRLGARWSAGPAAGQEGRTAELSHTVTYRPGGPWTVSATAGAGRGETWLPGNEPKPQWRADLSGQVSYRFSEQWSGGLELGYSSGVVPPLFATGQGTATPTGTPAPFRTGWIRLFVEATF; via the coding sequence GTGCGCTACGCCTGGGGCGACGCTACGGGGGTCATGGGGAAGGACCTGTACGCCATCGGCCATCCGACTTTCGAGCAGCAACTGCGGCTGCGGATGGAGGGGAAGGTCGCCCCGGGCGTCACGGTGTCGGCGGACCTTGACAACATCAAGAGCGAAAATCTGCAACTCATCGGGATCGACGTAACTTGGGGACCGAGCAAGACCCATCTGGGAGACATCCGGGTGCAGGGTCAAAGCACGTATGCCGTGAGTCAGGCCACGGCGAAGGGCGCCGACGTGGAGCTGGACCTGGGAGCATGGCAGCTTTCGCTTCTGGCCGGTATCTCCCGGGGGATCCCGGCCAGCAAGACCTTCTACGGTACTCACAGCGAAGAGACGGTCCGCTTCGTAACCACTACCCCCGGCGGCAGCGAGCCCCCCTATGCTCCGTCTCGAGAAGTGACCACCCTACTCGCTGACCTCCGAGGCGCTGAGGGATTCCGGCTGGACACCCCGTACGATCCCGACTTCACCAGGGTTTGGCTCGTCCCCGGCGACAAAGCTGCATCCGCCGGATGCCCGGCCTCTGCTGAGCCACCTCTCGTCGAGTCTCGCCCGCTGCAAGAGCTGCTCAAGGCCTATCAGCTTGGGGCGCTCTACTACGAGGACGGCCAACCTGCAGGGCAACAAGGGGTGATCCGGCCCGTCGCCGACCCCAGCACCCCGGTGCCAGGGCTGCCTCCTGAGGAGGTGCAGCGGGCCTTTTTCCGCCTCGGCCAAGGCGAGATATCAGGCTTTTCGACCGAGCCGGGCACCTCTCCAGCCGGATACATCCTGTTACAAAGCGAGTCCCTCGACCTCATGCGCGCGCACGTCGAAGCGCTTATCCGCCGATACAACGAACTCAACCACAAGACGGGCCCCGGGCGCCTCGTGTACCCCTTCGTGCGGGGAAGCTCCCTCGAACTCGAGTTCCTCACCAAGCTGCGCCAGTACTACCACTTTGCCGCCGGTGCCGGGCAGTACCCCGGCGCTGTCGACTGGACCGGCTCCCTCAAGAGCCCTGATGGGGGCTCTTCGCTGGCCCTACTGTCCGTCGCTACGGTCGGGACGTGCCCTGGTTACCGCGAGCAGTTGGGAAGCGGGTCCTCCAATCCAACGGACGGAGTCGGCAGTGCCGGGCAAGCTGCCGTTCTCTACTTTCTCGGTAACACGGGCGTGCAGCCGGACAGCTTGAGCGTGGAGGTGGAGAGGACGGGCGCGCAGCCGGAGCCGGCGGACGGCCACGGCCTTTCCTGGACGTTGTTCGCCGAGGAGGGAGTGCTGCGTGTGGTCTACCCGCACTCGCTAGATGAGTTCAAGGCGCAGTTTTCGGCACTGCGGGTGCGGTACCGCTATACCGTCTCCGAGGGGATCTACGCCCTCGGGATCTCGGTGGCGGCGGGCAGCGAGAAGGTCTACCTCAACGGAGAGCTCCTGCGGCGGGAGACGGACTACACGATCGACTACGAGTCCGGAGTGCTGGTGCTGCTGAGGAATGTGGGGCCAAACGACCGGCTACAGGTCGACTTCGAGTATTTCCGGGGCGGGCTCGGAGCGGCGACGGAGTACAACCGCAACGTGTTCGGAGTGCGAGCGGCGTGGACGCCAACCGACCGGTGGAAACTGAGTGCGGAGGTCTTCTTCGAGGGAGACGAGCCGAGGCCCCTGGTGGAGCCCGAAAGGGCGCGCACCATGCCCAACTCCCATACCGTAGTGGCGTTATCCGGCGCGTACCGATGGGCGCAGAGCCAGCAGGCAGTCCGTGGTCAGTCAGGCGGGCGGGGTCCTTGGGCGCAGTGGGATGTCGCGTTTTCCCGGGACGTCAACCCGTTTGACGCCAACGCGAGGTTACCACAGCTCAACGAGGTGTATGCGATCGCGGGAAGCGCCGCGCCCGGAGCCGCCAATTCAGGCGCCTGGGTGCTGTTGGGCCATCGGGCTGGGCTCACGGTTGGGGAACTGGACCCTGCCGGCGGCGAGCCGCGGTGGCACCGCTATACCACGGCGGCGGGCCTGAGCGGGCTCACCGTATACGCGATCGCGCCGGCCGTGCAGGGCACCGTTTCAGACAGCAGCTGGCCAGGCAGTCCCCTGCTCGCCGGCAGCACGTCTGCCGCGGCATGGGTGCTCGGAACCGAATCCGGGCTTACTTTGATATCCAGTCCCGCGGGTAATGACCTCCCGTTCGACTCCACGGCCAACTGGGAGCGCCGGTACACGTCCCAGGGTCTTCCGTCCAACCGCGTGCGCGACGTACTGTACGTGGGCGTGCCGACCCGGCCTCCTGGCCACGAGCAAGCCGTGGACTCTTCGGTCTGGGTCGCTACCGACAAAGGACTGGCCTGGGCAGACGCCGCGGAGCTCAACGTGGGCAACGTCGACGCGGCCCTCCGAGACTGGCACACGTTCAGCAGCACTACCTCGCCGTCTCTGCCCTCGGATGACATCAGGGACATCGCCTTCGTTGCAGCAGACGACGGCAACCGATTTGCGCTCCTTGCCGTCTACCCGTCGGGCATCGCATGGATCCCGCTACAAGGGAGCTGGAACCCACCATGGGACCAGATACGTCCACTCCTCCAACAAGACGGCCTGACCAGGACCGCGGCCGTGCCCGTGAGCGGCGGGATTCGTGTGTGGGTTGGCAGCCGGGAGGGCCTGGCGTACGTGGATCTGGATCTGGACGGGCAGCTACAGAACGCTCTGCAACGTGCGGCGCCGTTGCCCAACGGATCCATAGGAGAGGTACAGGCGCTCCAGGTGAGGCCATCTCAAACACTCGGCCTATGGGAGGTGTGGGCAGCCACATCCCTGGGGCTCTATCGGATTACGGACGCAGGCGGCAACCACCCATCGCGCGAGGCCATTACGCTTGGCGGAGTAACACCAGGCCCCGTGTCCGCCGTAGGTGTGGCGACAGCCGCTGATGGGTCCGGTACCGAGATCTGGGCGGCAGCCCGGCCCGCCTCGGGCATGCCTCGTATCTTTCGCGAGCAGGACTGGGGGACCGACGTGGAAGTCACCCAGCAGGCTCTCCCCGAAGGGGATCCCGCGCGGTACCGCGACCCTGCGTCTCCGACCGTCTACGACGGCGCAGCGGGCCGGCTGGCGACCGGATACGATTGGCAGGGCGGCGGCTTGGAGCTCTCTTACGAACGCGTCGATGGCCGCTTTCTCCCCATCAACGGTATTCAGCGCCAGGCGTTCGAGGCGTGGCAGGCAGCCTTGCACCAGCAGGTGACGCCGAACCTTGGGGTGGAGTTCACCCACAAGGACCGCCTCACCAGTACGCCGATTACGGGCGAGGCCCCCCAGCGCACCCTGAGCGACCAGCTCTCCGCCACCTGGACCCTTCCTCTGCCGGCACCCTTCTCGTGGGCCTCCCCGCCCGCCCTGCGTGGTAGCATCCGGTGGGATCGCACGGACCGGGACATGGCCATCCCTGGGTGGGAGCAGACAACCCTCACCCGTACCATCCAGGTACAGGAGAGTTTCTGGCAGCGCCGGCTCACGGCCGCCCTAGGGTACGAACACGTCATCTATGACGACCGGGGAGCTGCCGCGTTCGGGAGCAGCCACTACGTGGCCCACAACCTGGTGGCCGACCTGTCGGCCAACCCTCTTCCCGAGGTCTCCCTCACCTTGGGATTCCGCTATCCTCTCAAAGTGATCAGTGGCCCTGGCGGGGCTGTGCCCGTCCGGGTCCAGGGAACCGAGAGCCTCAACGTGGGTGCTACCGCCTCCCGCACCTTCGGTGCCGTGCGAACGTCCTTCTCCGTGGGCCAGCAGTCCGGGTGGCGCGTGAGCGAGGACGGCACGGACTTCGAGCGACAGGACCGGCAAGCTGCCCTCTCTGTGACGGCACCGGAGGTGACGTGGGGTGTCTGGAACCTCTCCCCAACGGGGCGCCTCACCTGGAGCCAATCGGAGTCGCTGCGGTCCCGTTCGTCTGCGGTGGGGCTCGGCGGCGGGTTGCAGGCGGCGTGGAGCCCGGTCCTGACATTGCGGCTCGACGCAGCTCGGAGGTTCCAGCTCGCGGAGGTGCCGCTCGCGAAGCAGACCGTAGAGGACCGCCTGGAGCTGACCGGGCTCACAGAAGCTTGGACAGGTGTGAAGCCGTCGGTTACGTTGTCCCGGGAGGTACGCCACGTGGTGGCCCTCGGGGAAGACGGCGGAACATCGGCGGGCGGGGAACGCGAGTCCCTCGACACGACCCACGCTGCCACGCTTCGAGTCGGCTGGGAGCTTGCCCCGGCGTGGCCACAAGCGACCCGGCTGGGGGCGCGATGGAGCGCCGGCCCCGCAGCAGGTCAAGAGGGCCGAACGGCCGAGCTTTCGCACACGGTGACGTATCGACCCGGCGGGCCGTGGACCGTCTCCGCAACGGCAGGTGCAGGCCGGGGAGAGACGTGGCTCCCCGGCAACGAGCCCAAACCCCAGTGGCGAGCTGACCTGTCAGGCCAGGTGAGCTACCGCTTTTCCGAGCAGTGGAGCGGGGGCCTGGAGCTAGGCTATTCGAGCGGGGTCGTGCCTCCATTGTTCGCTACCGGCCAGGGTACCGCCACGCCGACCGGCACCCCTGCCCCGTTCCGCACGGGGTGGATACGCCTGTTCGTCGAGGCCACGTTTTGA